In Euphorbia lathyris chromosome 10, ddEupLath1.1, whole genome shotgun sequence, a single genomic region encodes these proteins:
- the LOC136209210 gene encoding senescence-specific cysteine protease SAG39-like: MAFTTQFPCFTLALIFLFGAFASQAMAARTLQDASMQTMHEQWMARYGRVYKDSTEKEMRFNIFKQNVHLIESFNKDQAKSFKLAINQLADLTNEEFKTSRNRFKGHMCSEQAGPFRYENISAVPTSMDWRKKGAVTAIKDQGQCGSCWAFSTVAAVEGITQLTTGKLISLSEQELVDCDTKGEDQGCEGGLMDDGFEFIIGNQGITTETNYPYEAADGTCNTKEEANHAAKITGYEDVPANDESALMKAVANQPIAVAIDASGSEFQFYSSGVFTGSCGTELDHGVTAVGYGSSSGMNYWLIKNSWGSQWGEEGYIRMQKDIDAKEGLCGIAMQASYPTA, translated from the exons ATGGCTTTCACAACCCAATTCCCATGCTTTACTTTGGCACTCATCTTTCTTTTTGGAGCTTTTGCTTCTCAAGCCATGGCAGCTCGTACTCTCCAAGATGCATCAATGCAGACAATGCATGAGCAATGGATGGCTCGTTATGGACGAGTTTACAAGGACTCTACTGAGAAGGAGATGCGATTCAACATCTTCAAACAAAATGTTCATCTTATTGAATCCTTCAATAAAGATCAAGCCAAATCATTCAAGCTAGCTATTAATCAGCTTGCTGATCTTACTAATGAAGAGTTCAAAACTTCAAGAAACAGATTCAAGGGCCATATGTGCTCTGAACAAGCAGGTCCTTTCAGGTATGAAAACATTAGTGCAGTCCCAACTTCAATGGACTGGAGAAAGAAAGGTGCAGTTACCGCCATCAAGGACCAGGGCCAATGTG GATCCTGCTGGGCATTTTCAACTGTGGCTGCAGTAGAAGGAATCACTCAGCTAACAACAGGGAAATTGATTTCACTTTCTGAGCAAGAATTAGTTGATTGTGACACTAAGGGAGAGGATCAAGGTTGTGAAGGTGGACTCATGGACGATGGTTTCGAATTCATCATAGGGAACCAAGGAATAACCACTGAAACCAACTATCCTTACGAGGCTGCAGATGGAACTTGTAACACAAAAGAGGAGGCTAACCATGCAGCCAAGATCACAGGTTACGAAGATGTACCAGCAAATGATGAGTCGGCATTGATGAAGGCAGTAGCAAACCAACCAATTGCAGTTGCAATAGATGCAAGTGGTTCTGAATTTCAGTTCTATTCAAGTGGTGTTTTTACTGGATCATGTGGCACTGAACTGGATCACGGAGTTACCGCCGTTGGGTATGGGTCCAGCAGTGGAATGAATTATTGGCTTATAAAGAATTCATGGGGAAGTCAATGGGGAGAAGAAGGGTACATAAGAATGCAAAAGGATATTGATGCAAAGGAAGGACTTTGTGGAATTGCAATGCAAGCATCTTACCCTACTGCCTAA